One region of Tumebacillus amylolyticus genomic DNA includes:
- a CDS encoding diguanylate cyclase — translation MAKILVVDDEEMNVALLSRRLKKLGYEVCEARNGREALQQFDREEFDLVLLDVMMPHVDGFEVARRMRAHTTRHLETEILFLSAKSSIDSKLQGLNLGAVDYITKPFDFRELQAKIKRILVDAERRKKLEVAAYTDFLTGLSNRRHVEEQMQGILQRAAEQPRELWLLLLDLDFFKRINDTYGHEQGDVVMVEVARVLREAVELPDVVGRYGGEEFLILLAGRPQAEVLAVAESIRETIEKHPFQLCGMMEHITISIGVSKYESGTLSAWIHRTDQALYQAKHTGRNRVVQA, via the coding sequence GTGGCCAAAATCTTGGTGGTCGATGACGAAGAAATGAACGTGGCGTTGCTCTCTCGACGCTTAAAAAAATTAGGCTACGAAGTTTGCGAAGCCCGCAATGGTCGCGAGGCGTTGCAACAATTCGACCGTGAAGAGTTTGACTTGGTCTTGCTCGACGTCATGATGCCGCATGTGGACGGATTTGAAGTGGCGCGGCGGATGCGGGCACACACGACTCGGCATTTGGAGACGGAGATCCTTTTTTTATCGGCAAAAAGTTCGATTGATTCAAAGCTTCAAGGCTTGAACTTGGGCGCTGTGGACTATATCACCAAGCCGTTCGATTTCCGCGAACTGCAAGCGAAGATCAAGAGAATCCTCGTGGATGCAGAGCGGCGCAAAAAATTGGAGGTTGCCGCCTACACCGACTTTTTGACGGGGCTGTCGAACCGTCGGCATGTGGAGGAGCAGATGCAAGGCATCTTGCAGAGAGCGGCTGAACAGCCGAGGGAGCTCTGGCTGTTGTTGCTGGACCTCGACTTTTTCAAGCGCATCAACGATACGTACGGACATGAGCAGGGCGATGTCGTGATGGTGGAAGTGGCTCGGGTTCTGCGAGAAGCGGTCGAGCTTCCAGATGTCGTCGGGCGCTATGGCGGTGAGGAATTTCTGATCCTGCTCGCCGGGCGGCCGCAAGCTGAAGTGCTGGCGGTCGCAGAATCGATTCGGGAGACGATCGAGAAGCACCCGTTCCAACTGTGCGGCATGATGGAGCACATCACGATCTCGATTGGTGTGAGCAAGTATGAAAGCGGCACGCTGTCCGCGTGGATTCATCGGACCGATCAAGCGCTGTACCAAGCGAAACATACCGGGCGCAACCGCGTCGTGCAGGCCTAG
- a CDS encoding aminoglycoside 3'-phosphotransferase — MNPGFREVVGNCRWEELTIGRSGATLHRLVGLEGQETRYLKVMSRFAGSDLAFEAERTKWVSAYLSAPKVLDFREEGIFEYLLTSEVPGIHAADPHWAGRADEILPVLAQGLRRVHELPVEKCPYDNRTGVVLQMAKLNLHSGLVEGEDAEEELKDLVKTRPETPDEDLVVLHGDYSFPNVLLTPEGDGVSGYVDWGALGIGDRYLDLAIAVKSVILNVGEDGVAAFLEGYSPEPLDAGKLEWFRRLNRFL; from the coding sequence ATGAACCCAGGGTTTCGTGAAGTCGTCGGGAATTGCCGATGGGAGGAATTGACGATTGGGCGTTCGGGCGCAACGCTGCACCGTTTGGTGGGGTTGGAAGGCCAAGAGACGCGGTATTTGAAAGTGATGAGTCGCTTTGCGGGCTCCGATTTGGCGTTTGAAGCGGAGCGCACGAAGTGGGTGTCTGCGTATCTGTCCGCGCCGAAAGTGCTGGACTTTCGGGAGGAGGGAATATTCGAGTACCTCTTGACTTCGGAAGTGCCCGGCATCCATGCCGCAGATCCGCATTGGGCAGGGCGTGCGGATGAAATTCTGCCCGTGCTCGCCCAAGGGTTGCGACGGGTGCATGAACTCCCCGTGGAGAAGTGCCCGTATGACAACCGGACGGGCGTGGTGCTGCAGATGGCGAAGTTGAATTTGCACAGCGGGTTGGTTGAGGGGGAGGATGCGGAGGAAGAACTGAAGGACCTGGTGAAAACTCGCCCGGAGACACCTGATGAGGACTTGGTGGTCCTGCACGGCGACTACAGTTTCCCGAATGTCTTGCTCACGCCGGAGGGAGATGGAGTCAGCGGGTATGTCGATTGGGGCGCGCTCGGAATCGGCGACCGCTATCTGGACCTCGCCATCGCGGTGAAAAGTGTGATCCTGAATGTCGGCGAGGACGGAGTGGCTGCGTTTTTGGAAGGATATTCGCCGGAGCCGCTCGATGCAGGGAAATTGGAATGGTTTCGACGCTTGAACCGTTTTTTGTAA
- a CDS encoding anthranilate synthase component I: protein MSMLSNLRLDPESKTYHTRTGITITRSLEQVEVQGAVEHILQGIDSRRGALFSSSYEYPGRYSRWDTGFLNPAMEVRASATGRSFTLTALNSRGEVLMGLVADFMDAHPDISLSERTSTSTQGTIVRPQGFFYEEQRSRQASVFTVIRAFQELFSSAEDSFLGLYGAFGYDLIYQLEPMAVKQKREAAQSDLVLFLPDELTVVDHQMGLAYRLQYEFEVNGRSTQGLPREGRDTERSFPNELVPEYVPGRYADIVRGAMDHFRRGDLFEVVPTQSLFERCEVRPSEVFTKLKQINPSPYGFIINLGDEYLVGSSPEMYVRVEGDRVETCPISGTIKRGADALEDADRIRDLLNSRKDESELTMCTDVDRNDKSRICVPGSVKVIGRRQTEMYSHLIHTVDHVEGRLAPQYDALDAFITHMWAVTITGAPKPAAARWIEQNEHAPRLWYGGAVGYLNFNGNLNTGLTLRTIRIKDDVAEIRVGATVLYDSIPEDEEAETLTKAAALVQAIRSVRNQHQPQKLTGRPPYRPGAGKRVLFVDHEDSFVHTLANYFRQTGAEVVTLRSPFARQALAEGRESFDLVLLSPGPGRPEEFKLSETIALCMEREVPIFGVCLGLQGIVEHFGGSLGQLPVPRHGKPAQVKLVGEQNEENGMFRGLPEAFTVGLYHSLYADDLPETLRVTAVTDDGIVMGVEHRDLPISAVQFHPESIMSARNELGLRMIENVLARLQHQPVRNK from the coding sequence ATGAGCATGTTATCCAATTTGAGGTTAGATCCTGAGTCCAAGACGTACCACACCCGCACCGGCATCACCATCACCCGCTCCCTCGAGCAAGTGGAGGTGCAGGGAGCTGTCGAGCACATCCTGCAAGGGATCGACTCGCGGCGCGGGGCGCTTTTCTCCAGCTCCTATGAGTATCCGGGACGTTATTCCCGTTGGGACACCGGGTTTCTCAATCCGGCGATGGAGGTGCGTGCGTCGGCAACCGGTCGAAGCTTCACTCTCACGGCGCTCAATTCACGCGGCGAGGTCCTGATGGGTCTCGTCGCCGATTTTATGGATGCCCACCCGGACATCTCCCTCTCCGAGCGCACTTCCACTTCCACCCAAGGCACGATTGTGCGACCCCAAGGCTTTTTCTACGAGGAACAACGCAGCCGCCAAGCGTCTGTGTTTACCGTCATCCGTGCGTTTCAAGAGCTGTTCTCTTCTGCAGAAGACAGTTTCTTAGGGCTGTACGGTGCGTTTGGCTACGATCTGATCTATCAGTTGGAGCCGATGGCGGTGAAGCAGAAGCGAGAGGCGGCGCAGTCCGATCTCGTGTTGTTCTTGCCGGATGAACTAACCGTCGTCGACCACCAGATGGGGTTGGCGTATCGGTTGCAATATGAGTTCGAAGTCAACGGCCGTTCGACGCAAGGGTTGCCGCGTGAAGGTCGTGACACGGAGCGGTCGTTCCCGAACGAGCTGGTGCCGGAGTATGTGCCGGGCCGTTATGCGGACATCGTGCGCGGGGCGATGGATCACTTCCGTCGCGGGGATTTGTTTGAAGTGGTGCCGACGCAGTCGCTTTTTGAACGCTGTGAGGTGCGCCCGTCCGAGGTGTTCACGAAGTTGAAGCAGATCAACCCCAGTCCGTATGGGTTTATCATTAATTTGGGCGACGAATATTTGGTCGGGTCGTCGCCGGAGATGTACGTGCGCGTCGAAGGCGACCGCGTGGAGACGTGCCCGATTTCAGGGACGATCAAGCGCGGCGCAGACGCGTTGGAAGACGCCGACCGCATTCGAGACTTGCTGAACTCGCGCAAGGATGAGTCGGAGCTGACGATGTGTACCGACGTCGACCGCAACGACAAGTCGCGTATCTGCGTGCCGGGCTCGGTCAAAGTCATCGGCCGCCGTCAGACGGAGATGTACTCGCACTTGATTCACACGGTCGACCATGTCGAGGGTCGCTTGGCCCCGCAGTATGATGCGCTCGATGCGTTCATCACTCATATGTGGGCGGTGACGATCACAGGAGCACCGAAACCGGCGGCGGCTCGTTGGATTGAGCAGAACGAGCACGCACCGCGCCTCTGGTACGGGGGAGCGGTGGGCTATCTGAACTTCAACGGCAACTTGAACACGGGCTTGACCCTGCGCACGATTCGGATCAAGGACGATGTCGCAGAGATTCGAGTCGGCGCGACGGTGCTCTACGATTCGATTCCCGAGGATGAGGAAGCGGAGACGTTGACCAAAGCGGCGGCGCTCGTGCAGGCGATTCGCAGTGTGCGCAATCAGCACCAACCGCAGAAGTTGACCGGTCGTCCGCCGTATCGTCCGGGGGCGGGCAAACGCGTGCTGTTCGTCGATCATGAAGATTCGTTCGTGCATACGCTGGCGAATTACTTCCGTCAGACGGGAGCGGAGGTTGTGACGTTGCGTTCGCCGTTTGCACGTCAGGCGTTGGCGGAAGGTCGGGAATCGTTCGACCTCGTGCTGCTTTCGCCGGGGCCGGGTCGTCCGGAGGAGTTCAAACTGAGTGAGACGATTGCTCTGTGCATGGAGCGTGAAGTGCCGATCTTCGGCGTCTGCTTGGGGTTGCAAGGAATTGTGGAACACTTCGGGGGCTCGCTCGGTCAACTGCCGGTTCCGCGTCATGGCAAGCCGGCGCAAGTGAAGTTGGTGGGCGAACAAAACGAAGAGAACGGGATGTTCCGCGGACTGCCGGAGGCGTTCACCGTGGGACTCTATCATTCGCTGTATGCCGACGATCTGCCGGAGACGCTTCGGGTGACCGCAGTGACGGATGACGGCATCGTGATGGGCGTTGAACATCGCGACTTGCCGATCTCCGCCGTGCAGTTCCATCCGGAGTCGATCATGAGCGCTCGAAACGAGTTGGGGCTGCGGATGATCGAGAATGTCCTCGCCCGCTTGCAGCATCAGCCGGTACGGAACAAGTAA
- the pabB gene encoding aminodeoxychorismate synthase component I has protein sequence MRLFAAWRKMDGALDAISLFARGARLPYSLWLDSGSHGRYMILAWEPVRQVELRHDDVECPFDRIDRLLAEAPKVQSPPADAPPYLSGVLGFLGYELGWGQEQIGESKPNPHEIPDGVLILPGKALIIDVLEKTTWAVAVTESDTAESAVDALVAQVLIWNEAPYETAKQGASGISEPTTASHSNLNSTPRALTALQPEITKSEYLDRIRRVKHYIREGDIFQANFTYQIAVEVEDADPWELYLALRETNGGTYAGYFNIPGYLILSGSPELFLRWDDTHIETIPIKGTRPRGTDEASDLALRNDLATSEKDRAELLMIVDLERNDLGKFCKPGSVEVPVLFDIEAHRTVWHQVAVVRGALPSNITAGAILKATFPGGSITGAPKIRAMQIIHELETSRRGIYTGALGFLDTRGTASWNIAIRTMTFTDDREIRLYVGGGIVADSDPEDEYLETQVKAQGMIRAINAWSRGKITPDWL, from the coding sequence ATGAGATTGTTTGCAGCATGGAGAAAAATGGATGGGGCGCTGGACGCCATTTCGTTATTTGCCCGCGGGGCACGGTTGCCGTACAGTTTGTGGTTGGACAGCGGGTCGCACGGGCGGTATATGATTCTCGCGTGGGAGCCGGTGCGGCAGGTGGAGTTGCGTCATGACGACGTAGAGTGTCCGTTTGACAGAATCGACCGCTTGTTGGCAGAGGCCCCGAAGGTACAGTCTCCACCCGCCGATGCACCGCCCTACCTCAGTGGGGTGCTCGGGTTTCTCGGTTACGAATTGGGTTGGGGCCAAGAACAGATTGGAGAGTCAAAACCCAACCCGCATGAAATTCCGGACGGCGTGCTGATCCTCCCCGGCAAGGCTCTCATCATCGACGTCCTTGAAAAAACGACGTGGGCCGTCGCCGTCACAGAGAGCGACACGGCGGAGAGTGCGGTGGACGCACTGGTCGCGCAGGTGTTGATTTGGAACGAAGCACCCTATGAAACTGCAAAGCAAGGAGCAAGCGGGATTTCAGAGCCTACGACAGCGAGCCACTCGAACTTAAACTCAACCCCCCGCGCCCTCACAGCTCTACAGCCTGAAATCACCAAGTCCGAGTACCTCGACCGCATTCGACGGGTCAAGCACTACATCCGCGAGGGCGACATCTTCCAAGCGAACTTCACCTATCAGATCGCGGTCGAAGTCGAAGACGCCGACCCGTGGGAGCTCTACCTCGCCCTGCGCGAAACCAACGGCGGCACGTACGCCGGCTACTTCAACATCCCGGGCTACCTCATCCTCAGCGGCTCTCCGGAACTGTTCCTCCGCTGGGACGACACCCACATCGAAACCATCCCGATCAAAGGCACCCGCCCCCGTGGCACCGACGAAGCGTCCGACCTCGCGCTGCGCAACGACCTTGCCACCAGCGAAAAAGACCGCGCCGAACTGCTCATGATCGTCGATCTCGAACGCAACGACCTCGGCAAATTTTGCAAGCCCGGCTCCGTGGAAGTCCCCGTGCTGTTCGACATCGAAGCCCATCGCACCGTCTGGCACCAAGTCGCCGTCGTGCGCGGCGCCCTGCCTTCAAACATCACGGCCGGCGCCATCCTCAAAGCCACATTTCCCGGCGGCTCGATCACCGGCGCGCCGAAGATCCGCGCCATGCAGATCATCCACGAATTGGAGACCTCGCGCCGCGGCATCTACACCGGAGCCCTCGGGTTCCTCGACACTCGCGGCACGGCGAGTTGGAACATCGCCATTCGCACGATGACCTTCACCGACGACCGCGAGATTCGTCTCTACGTCGGCGGCGGCATCGTCGCCGATTCGGACCCCGAGGACGAATACCTCGAAACGCAAGTCAAAGCCCAAGGCATGATCCGCGCCATCAACGCATGGTCCCGAGGTAAGATCACACCCGACTGGCTCTAA
- a CDS encoding VOC family protein codes for MFTTKGLNHITLHIEDLERSLVFYQEILRMTLVQKGPDYAYLESGTTWFCLSHKPSTARVEGEKGVHHIALTVAPDEFEEAVEHLRSHGVPIVREPVLRGVGRAVNFLDPDGVQWEFHCSNLAERMTVIQEMEREKFGSDV; via the coding sequence ATGTTCACCACCAAGGGATTGAATCACATCACACTCCATATAGAAGACTTGGAGAGGTCGCTGGTTTTTTATCAAGAGATTCTGCGGATGACCCTCGTGCAAAAAGGGCCGGATTACGCCTACTTGGAGTCCGGTACAACCTGGTTCTGCCTCTCGCACAAGCCGTCCACAGCCCGAGTCGAAGGGGAAAAAGGCGTCCACCACATCGCCTTGACCGTGGCTCCCGATGAGTTCGAAGAAGCGGTCGAACACCTGCGCTCACACGGAGTGCCCATCGTCCGCGAGCCGGTCCTGCGAGGGGTCGGGAGGGCGGTGAACTTTCTCGACCCGGACGGGGTGCAGTGGGAGTTCCATTGCTCAAACCTCGCCGAGCGAATGACCGTCATTCAAGAGATGGAGCGTGAAAAATTTGGGTCCGATGTTTGA
- a CDS encoding helix-turn-helix domain-containing protein yields the protein MLTFYQLVGKRILEEMERRGFKQQDLADKLGYSKQVMSKVLRGEKNTTILEMTRIAEILGVTVDSLSRPNECESSLYDLEEDLEPTFMGQVRTEQGRAGVQKALRIISLLQQQEKIREHKETGDRSLSNQIVDFSWVKRWEE from the coding sequence ATGCTGACATTTTATCAACTGGTAGGCAAACGAATTCTCGAAGAAATGGAACGAAGGGGATTCAAGCAACAGGACCTCGCCGACAAACTTGGGTATTCCAAGCAGGTCATGAGCAAAGTTTTACGTGGTGAGAAGAATACCACCATTCTTGAAATGACGCGGATTGCCGAGATTCTCGGCGTGACCGTCGATTCGCTCTCCCGACCGAACGAATGCGAGTCTTCCTTGTACGATTTGGAGGAAGATCTGGAGCCGACCTTCATGGGGCAGGTCCGAACGGAGCAAGGTCGAGCAGGCGTTCAAAAAGCGCTGAGAATCATTTCATTACTTCAACAGCAAGAGAAAATACGTGAACATAAGGAAACTGGTGATCGCTCGTTGAGTAATCAAATTGTTGACTTTTCATGGGTCAAACGTTGGGAGGAGTAA
- a CDS encoding ImmA/IrrE family metallo-endopeptidase: protein MIGVTDTLYFSHREEYKRVERLAFQDLNIHFRGQTIRDDILRILRNRSNTHLIRFPIEDVSISAFTMRRKSKDYVYLNTWLPLDMQIFAAAHEWYHICHDAEYQRQKNDLVENLQQTYDNGILREKIANCFAACLLVPSHQLHKELLALELDKDKIRARDVLKLMDAFAVPFHAMVLRLYENGFLKPEQAEEFLALPENDPNSGVLPLVKKTGHAKRWKRVDPEVEYSCLVDLLLQNFERNFVSYDGVEKVFKELNVPLEDYLKLEEDL from the coding sequence GTGATTGGTGTAACGGATACATTGTACTTTAGCCATCGTGAGGAATACAAACGAGTTGAAAGGCTGGCATTTCAGGATCTGAACATACATTTTCGAGGACAAACCATTCGTGATGATATCCTGCGAATTTTGCGAAACAGAAGCAACACCCATTTGATTCGGTTCCCGATTGAAGATGTCTCGATTTCCGCATTTACGATGAGAAGGAAATCCAAAGATTATGTCTATCTAAATACATGGCTCCCCTTGGACATGCAAATATTTGCGGCCGCTCATGAGTGGTACCACATCTGTCATGATGCGGAGTATCAACGTCAAAAAAACGATTTGGTAGAGAACCTGCAACAAACCTATGACAACGGTATTCTGCGAGAAAAAATTGCAAATTGCTTTGCAGCTTGTTTATTGGTACCCAGTCATCAATTACATAAGGAACTCCTTGCTCTGGAACTAGACAAGGACAAAATCCGAGCGCGGGATGTATTGAAGTTAATGGATGCGTTTGCAGTGCCTTTTCATGCGATGGTATTGCGACTCTATGAGAATGGCTTCTTGAAACCAGAGCAGGCTGAGGAATTTCTCGCTCTGCCTGAGAATGATCCAAATTCAGGGGTATTGCCCCTTGTGAAAAAAACAGGACATGCCAAGCGTTGGAAAAGGGTCGACCCCGAGGTCGAGTACTCTTGCTTGGTCGATTTGCTTCTGCAGAATTTTGAACGGAATTTCGTGTCCTATGACGGAGTAGAGAAAGTCTTCAAGGAACTAAACGTACCTCTAGAAGACTACCTGAAACTCGAAGAAGACCTATAA
- a CDS encoding response regulator translates to MRIRVLLCDDHTILRDGLRNLLEGESDLHVVGEASDGQQAIDAVQELQPDVILMDINMPGMGGVEAVEKLTAEHPNIRILILTMYNHDEYLFRTIRAGAKGYLLKDSPVSEVVEAIRKVMSGGSVLNPSLTDKLMASYREPRDESAEKLSPRELEVLTALVQGLSNKLIAEQLFISETTVKLHISNIYRKLGVKSRSQAIMYAVREKLVVF, encoded by the coding sequence ATGAGAATTCGCGTGTTGCTGTGCGATGATCATACGATTTTGCGCGACGGTCTGCGCAACCTGCTCGAGGGCGAGTCGGACCTGCACGTCGTCGGCGAAGCGTCTGACGGCCAGCAAGCGATCGACGCCGTGCAGGAGTTGCAGCCGGACGTGATCTTGATGGACATCAACATGCCGGGGATGGGCGGTGTGGAAGCGGTTGAGAAGTTGACGGCTGAGCATCCGAACATCCGCATCTTGATCCTGACGATGTACAACCACGATGAATACTTGTTCCGCACGATCCGCGCCGGAGCGAAAGGGTATCTGTTGAAAGACTCCCCCGTTTCGGAAGTGGTCGAAGCGATTCGCAAAGTGATGAGCGGCGGGTCGGTGTTGAACCCGAGCCTGACCGACAAGCTGATGGCCTCGTATCGGGAACCGCGCGACGAGTCGGCGGAGAAGCTGTCCCCCCGCGAGTTGGAAGTTCTGACGGCGTTGGTGCAAGGGCTTTCGAACAAGCTGATCGCCGAGCAGTTGTTCATCTCCGAGACGACGGTGAAGTTGCATATCAGCAATATTTATCGGAAGCTCGGCGTTAAGAGCCGCTCGCAAGCGATCATGTACGCGGTGCGGGAGAAGTTGGTGGTGTTTTAG
- a CDS encoding GAF domain-containing sensor histidine kinase → MPLQFTRQSFPLLPLAGLGAAGMIYSLINAEWHMPSTVITLTILLVLIELLPLRLGKINYAFTFPILFALRFATGGEATVIIGVLMLASINMMQGKPWQKVVFNTSSRAVALVLAEFATMLVHPLLGDERLVSHGLIDLAVQCFVFTTVTTVLVRWYLFKNMDGRGSTLSFFLLWLMSISSSFFINGIMLWMAYDPKYAGPGSIGTLFYFIPLVGVTFVVHLLTNLTRANKSLETLFVVSQSINQQNDLPTVLSHVISEATKLVGGSYGMLYLVEEDGTLKRVTGTSEVNLLKRIPMQVGIVGQVAHLGKPMLIHDAERDTRVLRTETQEDTRSLLVVPIHIEDRVVGVMSLGKKQSYAFRDDDVKMMTIFATHAGVAMRNAQYMEEQEKRLLLEERNRLAREIHDGLAQDLASAILQVEMMKRSAPREMELPLTELQEMVRKTATMVRHSIYSLRPAPYSHVGLVPALRAHLDEVRATTGIATHLSAKLQGDRLPSKVSQTVFAICTEAVKNAAKHSKATDLWVTLESDGVTLMVTVKDNGVGFHFGQAILQAAERKSFGIENLHSIADDVGGMLDYVTAPGEGTLVSLEITLEEVECDENSRVAVR, encoded by the coding sequence ATGCCTCTGCAATTCACTCGACAGTCCTTTCCCCTGCTTCCGTTAGCCGGACTTGGCGCGGCGGGGATGATCTATTCCCTGATCAACGCCGAATGGCACATGCCGTCTACGGTGATTACGCTGACGATCTTGCTCGTGTTGATCGAGTTGTTGCCGTTGCGGCTTGGCAAGATCAATTACGCGTTCACATTCCCTATTCTCTTTGCGTTGCGCTTTGCAACAGGCGGCGAGGCCACGGTCATCATCGGGGTGCTGATGCTTGCGTCGATCAACATGATGCAGGGCAAACCGTGGCAGAAAGTCGTGTTCAACACGTCGTCGCGGGCGGTTGCGTTGGTTTTGGCGGAGTTTGCGACGATGCTTGTGCATCCGCTGCTCGGCGATGAACGCTTGGTGAGTCACGGTCTCATCGATTTGGCCGTGCAATGCTTCGTGTTTACGACGGTAACGACCGTTTTGGTGAGATGGTACTTGTTCAAAAACATGGACGGCCGCGGGTCTACGTTGTCCTTTTTCCTGCTGTGGTTGATGTCGATCTCTTCTTCGTTCTTCATCAACGGAATTATGCTGTGGATGGCGTACGATCCGAAGTACGCCGGACCGGGCTCGATCGGGACTTTATTTTATTTCATTCCTTTGGTTGGCGTGACGTTCGTGGTACACTTGTTGACAAACCTGACGCGTGCGAACAAATCGTTGGAGACGCTGTTCGTCGTGTCGCAATCGATCAACCAGCAGAATGATTTGCCCACGGTGTTGTCGCACGTCATTTCCGAAGCGACGAAGTTGGTCGGCGGAAGTTATGGCATGCTCTATCTCGTGGAGGAGGACGGAACGCTCAAGCGTGTGACCGGGACGTCGGAAGTCAACCTGCTCAAGCGCATTCCGATGCAGGTGGGCATCGTCGGGCAAGTGGCGCACTTGGGCAAGCCGATGTTGATTCATGATGCGGAGCGCGATACGCGGGTGCTGCGAACGGAGACCCAAGAGGATACCCGCTCGTTGCTCGTCGTCCCGATTCATATCGAAGACCGCGTGGTCGGAGTCATGTCGCTTGGCAAAAAGCAATCCTATGCGTTTCGTGATGATGACGTCAAGATGATGACGATCTTCGCGACGCATGCCGGCGTGGCGATGCGCAATGCGCAGTACATGGAGGAGCAGGAAAAACGTCTGCTGCTCGAAGAGCGCAACCGTCTCGCCCGCGAGATTCACGATGGATTGGCACAAGATCTCGCGTCGGCGATCTTGCAAGTCGAGATGATGAAACGCTCGGCTCCGCGTGAGATGGAGCTCCCGTTGACGGAGTTGCAAGAGATGGTGCGCAAAACGGCGACGATGGTGCGCCACTCGATCTATTCCTTGCGACCGGCGCCGTACTCGCATGTGGGTTTGGTTCCTGCTTTGCGGGCGCACTTGGATGAAGTGCGGGCGACGACCGGGATTGCGACGCATCTGTCCGCGAAGTTGCAGGGCGACCGCTTGCCATCGAAAGTTTCGCAGACGGTGTTTGCGATTTGCACCGAGGCGGTGAAGAACGCCGCGAAGCACTCGAAAGCGACCGATCTGTGGGTGACGCTGGAGAGCGACGGTGTGACGTTGATGGTGACGGTCAAGGACAACGGAGTGGGGTTCCATTTCGGACAAGCGATCTTGCAAGCGGCGGAGCGAAAAAGTTTTGGCATAGAGAATTTGCACAGCATCGCCGACGATGTGGGCGGGATGCTCGACTATGTGACGGCACCGGGTGAGGGAACCCTGGTGTCGCTGGAGATTACGCTGGAGGAGGTAGAATGTGATGAGAATTCGCGTGTTGCTGTGCGATGA
- a CDS encoding nitroreductase family protein — MTQNVHNQVTVEQAMRERHAVKKYDASYTIPEAELNAILELAATSPSSWNLQHWKLVVITDQATKEKILPIAYGQQQVADASAVILVLGDLEANKNAEPVFKPALDGGFISQQVYDVLLGQIAAAYDNNPQGARDEAIRNSSYIAMQLMLAAKAYGYDTCPMGGFDKEKIVEALNVPSRYIPSVLISLGKAATPAHPSGRFGLDQIVVKNSF; from the coding sequence ATGACCCAAAACGTACATAACCAAGTCACCGTCGAACAAGCGATGCGCGAACGCCATGCCGTGAAAAAATACGATGCCTCCTACACCATCCCGGAAGCGGAACTCAACGCCATCCTCGAACTGGCGGCAACCTCTCCGTCCTCTTGGAACCTGCAACACTGGAAGCTCGTCGTGATCACCGACCAAGCCACCAAGGAGAAAATTCTCCCGATCGCGTACGGACAACAGCAAGTGGCAGACGCATCGGCTGTCATCCTCGTGCTCGGCGACCTCGAAGCGAACAAAAACGCAGAACCTGTCTTCAAGCCGGCACTCGACGGCGGCTTCATCTCCCAGCAAGTCTACGATGTACTGCTCGGCCAAATCGCAGCGGCGTACGACAACAACCCGCAAGGCGCACGCGACGAAGCGATCCGCAACTCGTCCTACATCGCGATGCAACTGATGCTCGCAGCCAAAGCATACGGCTACGACACCTGCCCGATGGGCGGCTTTGACAAGGAAAAAATCGTCGAAGCCCTGAACGTGCCGTCCCGCTACATCCCGTCCGTCCTGATCTCGCTTGGCAAAGCAGCGACACCGGCGCATCCGTCCGGCCGTTTCGGTCTCGACCAAATCGTCGTCAAAAACTCCTTCTAA